In the Streptomyces sp. NBC_01276 genome, GTGCATGGCGCGGGTCCACCAGGAGGTCCTGGCCCGCTTCGGGGACCGGCGCAGCTACGACCTGCACAACACCCCGCTTCCCGGCTGACGGGCAACGGCCCCGACCACCGTCCTCCCCCTTCGCCCGCATGCAAGGAGTCCAGGGATGTCCCTGCCCGTGTCGCCGCACAGCGCGGCCCCGCTGCACCACTGGCTGACCGACCGCCTCGCCGTGTACCTCGACCGGCTGCCGGACAGCATCGACCCCACCGTGCCGCTCGCCGAGTACGGCATGGACTCGGTGGGGGCGCTCAGCCTGTGCGGGGACATCGAGGACACGTTCCGCATCGCCGTGGACCCGTCGCTGGCCTGGGACCACCCGACCGTCGTCGCGCTGGTCGCCCATCTGACGGCGCGGGGCGTGACGGTGCCGACGGCGGGGGTCTCCCGGTGAGCTCCGCCTCCGTCGCCCTGGTCGGACTGGACTGCGTCTTCCCCGGGGCGCCGGGTCCCGACGCCTACTGGGACCTGCTGATGCGCGGCGGCGACGCCACCGGCGAGCAGCCCGTCGCGCGCCGGTTCGGGCCGGGGTACGAGACGCCGGTGCGCGGCGGGTTCATCGACGACGCCGACGTGTTCGACAACGACTTCTTCACCGTCTCGCCGCGCGAGGCGGCCGCGATGGACCCGCAGCAGCGGCTGCTGCTCCAGTGCGCGTGGCGGGCCGTGGAGGACTCGGGGCGCTCCCCGCGGTCCCTGGCGGGCGGCGACACCGGTGTGTTCGTCGGCATGATGGGCAGCGAGTGGGGCCAGCTGCACCTGGGCGACTACGGGCGGGTGACCCCGCAGCTGGGCGCCGGGTCCAGTGCCGGCATGGCCGCCAACCGGATCTCGTACCACCTCGACCTGAAGGGGCCGAGCCTGTCCGTGGACACGGCCTGCTCCTCCTCGCTGGTCGCCGTGCACCTGGCGGTCAACTCGCTGCTGTCCGGGGAGTGCGGCACGGCGCTGGCCGGCGGGGTCAACCTGATCCTGACGCCGGCGCTGGGCCTGGTGTACGCGCAGATGGGGCTGGCCTCGCCGGACGGCCGGTGCCGGCCGTTCAGCGCCGACGCGAACGGCATCGCGCGCAGCGACGGCGTCGGAGTGGTGGTGCTGCGGCGGCTGGAGGACGCGCTCGCCGACGGGCAGCGGGTCTACGCCGTCATCCGGGGCACCGCCGTCAACCAGGACGGGCGCAGCAACGGCGTCACCGCGCCGAACCGGCACTCCCAGCGGGAGGTCGTCGCGGCCGCCTACCGCCGGGCCGGGGTCACCCCGGAGCAGGTGCGCTTCGTGGAGGCCCACGGCACGGGCACCGCGCTCGGCGACGTCATCGAGTGCGGGGCCCTGGGCGAGGTGCACGGCGTACCGCGCGAGGAGCCGTGCGCGATCGGCTCCGTCAAGGGCAACCTCGGGCACACGGAGGGGGCCGCGGGGATCGCCGGGCTGATCAAGGTGGCGCTCGCCCTGCACCACCGGATCGTGCCGGCGAGCCGGTTCGCGGACCGCGAGAACCCCCAACTGCGGCTCGCCGAACGGGGGCTGGCCCTGCTGAAGGCGCCGGTGCGGCTGCCCGCCGGTGAGGTCGTGGCGGGGGTGAGCAGCTTCGGCATGGGCGGGACGAACGCGCACGCGGTGCTCGCCGCCGCGCCCCGTACGGCCCGGACCGGGCGCCGCCGGGCGGCG is a window encoding:
- a CDS encoding acyl carrier protein, whose translation is MSLPVSPHSAAPLHHWLTDRLAVYLDRLPDSIDPTVPLAEYGMDSVGALSLCGDIEDTFRIAVDPSLAWDHPTVVALVAHLTARGVTVPTAGVSR